Proteins encoded within one genomic window of Esox lucius isolate fEsoLuc1 chromosome 12, fEsoLuc1.pri, whole genome shotgun sequence:
- the LOC114840464 gene encoding vegetative cell wall protein gp1-like yields the protein PPSPAPPPAVNPPPAPPAPVPPPAADLPPAPIPPPAPPSPIPLPAPVPPPAPLSPIPPPAPPAPAPPPALPPAPDPPPAPPAPAPPPAPIPPPAPPSPIPLPAPIPPPAPPAPTPPPALPPAPDPPPALPPALDPPPAPPAPAPPPSLPPAPDPLPALPPAPDPPPAPPAPAPPPSLPPAPDPPPALPPAPDPPPAPPSPTPPPALPQAPDPPPAPPSPIPPPAPPAPTPPPALPPAPDPPPAPPAPAPPPAPIPPPAPPSPAPPPAPTPPPALPPAPDPPPISPSPAPPPALPPAPAPLPAPIPPPAPPSPAPPPALPPAPDPPPVSPSPIPPPAPPAPAPPPAVDPMPAPPAPAPP from the coding sequence cccccgtctcctgctcccccgccggccgtcaaccctccgccggctcccccggctcctgttcctccgccggctgccgacctgccgccggctcctattcccccgccggctcccccgtctcctattcctctgccggctcctgttcctccaccggctcccctgtctcctattcctccgccggctccaccggctcctgctcctccgccggctctcccgccggctccggaccctccgccggctcccccggctcctgctcctccaccggctcctattcccccgccggctcccccgtctcctattcctctgccggctcctattcctccgccggctcccccggctcctactcctccgccggctcttccgccggctccggacccaccgccggcccttccgccggctctggaccctccgccggctcccccggctcctgctcctccgccgtctcttccgccggctccggacccactgccggcccttccgccggctccggaccctccgccggctcccccggctcctgctcctccgccgtctcttccgccggctccggacccaccgccggcccttccgccggctccggaccctccgccggctcccccgtctcctactcctccgccggctcttccgcaggctcctgaccctccgccggctcccccgtctcctattcctccgccggctcccccggctcctactcctccgccggctcttccgccggctccagaccctccgccggctcccccggctcctgctcctccaccggctcctattcccccgccggctcccccatctcctgctcctccgccggctcctactcctccgccggctcttccgccggctcctgaccctccgccgatttccccgtctcctgctcctccgccggctcttccgccggctcctgctcctctgccggctcctattcccccgccggctcccccgtctcctgctcctccgccggctcttccgccggctcctgaccctccgccggtttccccgtctcctattcctccaccggctcccccggctcctgctcctccgccggctgtcgaccctatgccggctcccccggctcctgctcctccg
- the LOC105009554 gene encoding odorant receptor 131-2-like, which translates to MNSNFSTLNMRRDVFEEALLKNLTVVLFGLIINYINGTLLYTFFTNVNFHSDSRYILYMQLIINDNVMVSIMVNLHVLSYVCPNLNVSLCIVLLLICENTHKNTPLNLAAMSIERFIAICHPLQHPLICTVSRTYMLIACIWVVGAIPGFIKVIITFVFKPLSFFSSGRMCYPINIFQSIHNYNTDYATNILYLCFVWITLIYTYFRVVFSAKAATSDPVSSRKAQMTIRLHVVQLLFSMLSYITPLMDAVLTSLFPDFRSVIMFCNNIITNILPRLLSPLIYGLRDQKFKKHMKRSLLCRKTVRGIKPVKSGHF; encoded by the coding sequence ATGAACAGCAACTTCTCCACACTCAACATGCGCCGAGACGTTTTTGAAGAGGCGTTGCTCAAAAACCTCACAGTCGTTCTTTTTGGCCTCATTATTAACTACATTAATGGAACCCTTTTATACACCTTCTTCACCAACGTGAATTTCCACAGTGACTCCAGGTACATCCTTTATATGCAGCTGATCATCAATGACAATGTCATGGTGTCTATTATGGTGAACTTGCATGTATTGTCCTATGTTTGCCCTAACttaaatgtgtctctgtgtatagTTCTGCTTCTGATTTGTGAGAACACTCATAAAAACACTCCTTTAAACTTGGCAGCCATGTCAATTGAACGCTTTATAGCCATCTGTCACCCTTTACAGCATCCTTTAATCTGTACAGTGAGTAGGACCTACATGCTCATCGCCTGTATTTGGGTTGTGGGGGCCATTCCCGGATTCATCAAAGTCATTATCACCTTTGTCTTCAAGCCTTTGTCATTTTTCTCTTCTGGTAGAATgtgctatcctataaatatcTTTCAGTCAATTCACAACTATAACACAGACTATGCCACCAATATCCTTTATTTGTGCTTTGTGTGGATCACACTGATCTATACATACTTTAGAGTGGTGTTTTCAGCTAAAGCTGCCACCTCAGATCCAGTTTCATCCAGAAAGGCCCAGATGACTATACGTTTGCATGTTGTGCAGCTATTGTTCTCTATGCTGTCCTACATCACCCCTCTCATGGATGCTGTCCTTACTTCCCTCTTCCCAGACTTCCGCTCAGTAATAATGTTCTGCAATAACATTATAACTAATATTTTACCACGGCTGCTCAGCCCTCTCATCTACGGCCTTAGAGATCAGAAGTTTAAAAAGCACATGAAAAGGTCCCTTCTTTGCAGGAAAACAGTCAGAGGGATAAAACCAGTTAAAAGTGGCCACTTTTAA